The segment TCGTGATGCGCAGCCTGGTCGAGGCGGGCTGGACGGCGCAGGAGGCGGCTCGCCACGTCACCGAGGACGTCGCGGCCGCGGAGGCCCAGGTCGCGCGACCGGAGGAGCCCGCCTACGAGGCACGCTTCGAGACCCTCGTCGCGTGTGCCCAGGACTTCGACGTCCCCCAGCTCGAGCGGCTGCTGGGCGAGGGGTTCGGCGACATCGACGTGGTGTCCGTGATCGACGACTGGCTCCTGCCGTCCATGGTCCACCTCGGCAAGGCCTGGCAGCGCGGGCTCGTCTCGGTCGCGGGCGAGCACTTCGTGACCGGCGCGGTGCACCGCAGGCTGGCCCTGACGTTCCAGTCGCTTCCGCCCGCCCCGAGTGGCGGCCCGCGCGTCGTCGTGGGACTCGCGCGCGGCTCCCGCCACGAGATAGGCGTGCTGGCGTTCGCGCTGGTGCTGAGGTCGCGCGGGGTCGCGGTGACCTACCTCGGCGGCGACCTGCCGCTCGAGGCCTGGGTCGGAGCCGTGCGTCTCATCGAGCCCCGGGCCGTGGTGCTCGCCGCTCCGACGATCGAGGACCTGCCGGCGGTGCGCGAGGTGACCGAGGCGCTCATGCCGCTCACCGAGGTGCTGCTCGGCGGCGCCCACCAGGACCGCGTCGAGGGTCCCGTGCACCTCGGGCACCACGCCGGTGCGGCGGCAGACGCCCTCGCCACCCGCCTCGGCGCCGTCAGCTGACGCCGGGCGCCCGCCCGCAGGTGCTCAGCGGGCCGTCGGTGCGGTCGGCCCCTCGGTGCAACCGCTGCTGGACCAGTGGCCGCCCACGATGTCCACGCGGCAGTGGCTGTCGGTCGACGGCAGGTCGGTCGTCGCGGGCGACGTGCCGAGCACGGAGCCCAGCGCGGCTGCGGCGAGCACGGCGACGCCGGCCACCCGGAGCCGGCGGTTGGTGCGCTCCTCGAGGTCCGCCACCGGCCGTGCCGTGACCGCCATGAACGGCTGCGCCGTGATCGACATGGGTCCTCCTCGGGAAGCATTCCTGTGGCTTGTCCACAGTTTGTCCACCGTTGGTGGACAACCGGGACAGTAGGACTGTTGTCCACGCTTTGTCCAAAGTTCGCTACCCTTGCGGGTGTGTACACCGTCGGACGCACCGCACAGCTCACCGGAGTGCCGCGCGAGACCCTGCGCAAGTGGGAGCAGAGGTACGGCGTGGTGTCGCCGGCCCGCACCGAGGGCAACTACCGCCTCTACGACGACGAGGCGGTCAGACGCCTGTCGGTGATGCGCGACCTCGTCGACTCGGGATGGGCGCCGCGCGAGGCGGCGCGGAAGGTGCTGGACGAGCCGACGCGATCCGCGGACCTGCCCCGGCCGGGGTCGCCGCTGGCGCGGCTCGACGACCTCGCCGGGTGCGGCGAGGACTTCGACGTCGTACGGCTGGAGAGCATGCTCGACAAGGCGTTCGCCGAGGCCGACCTGGCGATCGCGGTCGACGAGTGGCTGATGCCGTCCCTCGTACGCCTCGGCGAGGCCTGGCAGCAGGGGACGGTGAGCGTCGCGGGCGAGCACTTCGTCAGCGCCGCCGTCCTGCGCCGGCTCGCGCAGGCGTTCCACCAGCTCCCGCACGCCCTGCCCGGGGCACCCCAGGTGATGGTCGGGCTGGCCCGTGGCTCGCGCCACGAGCTGGGCGTCATGGCCTTCGCGATGGTGCTGCGCAGCCGCGGTATCAACGTCACCTACCTCGGCGCCGACCTGCCCGTGGAGAGCTGGGTCGACACCGTCCGCGCGCTGCTGCCCGAGGCCGTGGTGCTCGCGGTCCCGACCGTCGAGGACCTCCCGGCGGTGCGCGAGGCCGTGCAGGCGATCACGCCGATCACCACCGTCCTCCTCGGCGGCGCCCACCAGGGTCGGGTCGAGGGGGCCGAGGCCCTCGGCCACCAGATCGGCGAGGCGGCGGCCGACCTCGCCGCGCGCCTCACCGCGGCCTGACAGCGGCTGCTGCGGCTACGTCGGCTACTGCGCCGAGCGGACCCGGATGCCCGAGATCGGTACCGTCACCGCGCCCGACGGGTCGGTGAAGAAGTCGTTGCCCTTGTCGTCGACGACGATG is part of the Nocardioides cavernae genome and harbors:
- a CDS encoding MerR family transcriptional regulator — encoded protein: MYTVGRTAELTGVPSGTLRKWEQRYGVVVPQRSSGNYRLYDDEAVRRLVVMRSLVEAGWTAQEAARHVTEDVAAAEAQVARPEEPAYEARFETLVACAQDFDVPQLERLLGEGFGDIDVVSVIDDWLLPSMVHLGKAWQRGLVSVAGEHFVTGAVHRRLALTFQSLPPAPSGGPRVVVGLARGSRHEIGVLAFALVLRSRGVAVTYLGGDLPLEAWVGAVRLIEPRAVVLAAPTIEDLPAVREVTEALMPLTEVLLGGAHQDRVEGPVHLGHHAGAAADALATRLGAVS
- a CDS encoding MerR family transcriptional regulator codes for the protein MYTVGRTAQLTGVPRETLRKWEQRYGVVSPARTEGNYRLYDDEAVRRLSVMRDLVDSGWAPREAARKVLDEPTRSADLPRPGSPLARLDDLAGCGEDFDVVRLESMLDKAFAEADLAIAVDEWLMPSLVRLGEAWQQGTVSVAGEHFVSAAVLRRLAQAFHQLPHALPGAPQVMVGLARGSRHELGVMAFAMVLRSRGINVTYLGADLPVESWVDTVRALLPEAVVLAVPTVEDLPAVREAVQAITPITTVLLGGAHQGRVEGAEALGHQIGEAAADLAARLTAA